One part of the Aurantibacillus circumpalustris genome encodes these proteins:
- a CDS encoding two-component regulator propeller domain-containing protein produces MKKTQTLLLLLLFAFACNQKNKQHSNTHTIKVVEAHGYVLPKDSVSEPKTIPAGIPITVKAGTPKVNPTNLNVYIAGEGNVIIAGLPKVNTPGTDTFLLPKTVATTGKTKPAGIPKVVIAKDAAAKDVNPANFSFYKTLQGLKHNAVRCMLQDKTGNLWFGTTGGGVCRYDGKSFTYFTEKEGLSNNVVLSIVEDKTGNLWFGTNGGGVCRYDGKSFVNFTEKEGLSNNVVYSIVEDKTGNLWFSTRGGGACRYDGKSFTYFTEKEGLSNNSVYSIVEDKTGNLWFATDGGGVCRYDGKSFTNFTEKEGLSDNIVYSIVEDKTGNLWFATDDGGVCRYDGKSFTTFTEKEGLSNNSVYSIVEDKTGNLWFATNGGVCRYDGNRVEAIEKGDKIAQRTQQDLKKINGRFVKSFTNFTEKEGLSNNSVYSIVADKTGNLWVGTNGGGVCRYDGKSFINFTEKEGLSNNFVLSIVEDKTGNLWFGTEGGGVCCYDGKSFTNFTEKEGLSNNVVLSIVEDKTGNLWLGTYGGVCRYDGKSFINFTEKEGLSYNAVYSIVEDKTGNLWFGTYDGVCRYDGKSFTNFTEKEGLSNNFVLSIVEDKTGNLWFGTRGGGVCRLDSKYLQALNLAQKPTGLLPSFTNFTEKEGLSNNVVSSIVEDKTGNLWFGTDGGVCRYDGKSFINFTEKEGLSNNAVANMIQDTEGNIWFGTRKGLSKITANKLAKLSHSLAFSEGKGEKGFNPIKEALFYNYGYNDGLLGLNCRRNSVLQDCKGRIWWGTDVLTCYDPKGSIIDTTAPIVNLTSVKLFGEEIAWANLNAFSNDSTGRDIIDGKTTDTLLSNGILLKDIKFDGLTKWFNLPEHLSLPYNNNNLTFNFIGVHMQSRNHIKYQYKLEGMDPDWNSITDRTEAPYGNLPSGDYVFKIKAMNQSGVWSEPFEFNFVVRPPWWLTWWFKTLVILFVVGSIWYYIIWRERKLKAEKEILEKTVEERTEELVQKNIVVERQKHLVEEKHKEITDSINYAERIQRSFMATKELLDENLNWVTSSSEAFPITIGRESGIEDSSRYGSKRGSEPARTDDSYFVFFQPKDVVSGDFYWASKLNNGKFALVTADSTGHGVPGAIMSLLNITGLELAIKDGLTEPADILNDTRKTIIDRLKKDGSAEGGKDGMDCSLVSFDFKANKITYAAANNPIWIVREKKLLEFAPDKMPVGKHDHDSVSFTQHTIEIKKGDVIYTLTDGYPDQFGGPRGKKFMYKQLKVLLISISQQPMHQQKEILSKTLSEWMGENEQVDDIALIGVRV; encoded by the coding sequence ATGAAGAAAACCCAAACCCTCTTGCTACTTCTTTTATTTGCATTTGCCTGCAACCAAAAAAACAAGCAACACAGTAATACCCATACCATAAAAGTGGTGGAAGCCCACGGCTATGTGTTACCAAAAGACAGCGTAAGTGAACCAAAAACTATTCCGGCCGGAATACCAATAACCGTAAAAGCAGGAACACCAAAAGTAAACCCAACAAATTTAAACGTTTACATAGCTGGTGAAGGCAATGTTATTATTGCCGGATTACCCAAAGTAAATACTCCCGGCACCGATACTTTTTTATTACCAAAAACTGTTGCAACCACTGGCAAAACAAAACCCGCAGGCATACCCAAAGTTGTAATTGCTAAAGATGCCGCTGCCAAAGATGTAAACCCTGCTAATTTTTCGTTTTATAAAACACTACAAGGTTTAAAGCACAATGCAGTTAGGTGTATGTTGCAAGATAAAACCGGAAACCTTTGGTTCGGTACTACTGGCGGGGGCGTGTGCCGTTATGATGGCAAATCCTTTACCTATTTTACAGAGAAAGAAGGCCTGAGCAATAATGTTGTTTTGAGTATTGTAGAAGATAAAACCGGAAACCTTTGGTTCGGCACTAATGGCGGGGGCGTGTGCCGTTATGATGGCAAATCCTTTGTCAATTTTACGGAGAAAGAAGGCCTGAGCAACAATGTTGTTTATAGTATTGTAGAAGATAAGACCGGGAACCTTTGGTTCAGCACTCGTGGCGGGGGCGCGTGCCGTTATGATGGCAAATCCTTTACCTATTTTACAGAGAAAGAAGGCCTGAGCAATAATTCTGTTTATAGTATTGTAGAAGATAAAACCGGAAACCTTTGGTTCGCTACTGATGGCGGGGGCGTGTGCCGTTATGATGGCAAATCCTTTACCAATTTTACGGAGAAAGAAGGCCTGAGCGATAATATTGTTTATAGTATTGTAGAAGATAAAACCGGAAACCTTTGGTTCGCCACTGATGACGGAGGCGTGTGCCGTTATGATGGCAAATCCTTTACCACTTTTACGGAGAAAGAAGGCTTGAGTAATAATTCTGTTTATAGTATTGTAGAAGATAAAACCGGAAACCTTTGGTTCGCCACTAATGGCGGGGTCTGTCGTTATGATGGGAATCGAGTTGAGGCTATTGAAAAAGGAGATAAAATTGCTCAACGAACACAACAAGACCTTAAAAAAATAAATGGAAGATTTGTTAAATCCTTTACCAATTTTACGGAGAAAGAAGGCCTAAGCAATAATTCTGTTTATAGTATTGTAGCAGATAAAACCGGAAACCTTTGGGTCGGCACTAATGGCGGGGGCGTATGCCGTTATGATGGCAAATCCTTTATCAATTTTACGGAGAAAGAAGGCCTTAGCAATAATTTTGTTTTGAGTATTGTAGAAGATAAAACCGGAAACCTTTGGTTCGGCACTGAAGGCGGGGGTGTATGCTGTTATGATGGCAAATCCTTTACCAATTTTACGGAGAAAGAAGGCCTGAGCAATAATGTTGTTTTGAGTATTGTAGAAGATAAAACCGGAAACCTTTGGTTGGGCACTTATGGGGGGGTCTGTCGCTACGATGGCAAATCCTTTATCAATTTTACGGAGAAAGAAGGCCTAAGTTATAATGCAGTTTATAGTATTGTAGAAGATAAAACCGGAAACCTTTGGTTCGGCACTTATGATGGGGTCTGTCGCTACGATGGGAAATCCTTTACCAATTTTACGGAGAAAGAAGGCCTTAGCAATAATTTTGTTTTGAGTATTGTAGAAGATAAAACCGGAAACCTTTGGTTCGGCACTCGTGGCGGGGGCGTGTGTCGATTAGATTCAAAATATTTGCAAGCGCTCAATCTCGCTCAAAAGCCCACCGGACTTTTGCCGTCCTTTACCAATTTTACGGAGAAAGAAGGCCTGAGCAATAATGTTGTTTCGAGTATTGTAGAAGATAAAACCGGAAACCTTTGGTTCGGCACTGATGGCGGGGTCTGTCGCTACGATGGGAAATCCTTTATCAATTTTACAGAGAAAGAAGGCCTGTCAAATAATGCGGTGGCAAATATGATTCAAGATACTGAAGGAAATATTTGGTTTGGTACTCGAAAGGGATTAAGTAAAATAACAGCTAATAAGTTGGCCAAGTTAAGCCACAGCCTTGCCTTCTCGGAAGGAAAGGGAGAAAAAGGATTCAACCCCATAAAGGAGGCTCTTTTTTATAATTACGGTTACAACGATGGTTTGCTCGGTTTAAACTGTCGGCGTAATTCTGTTTTGCAGGATTGCAAAGGAAGAATTTGGTGGGGCACTGATGTACTAACCTGTTACGATCCTAAAGGAAGTATTATTGATACAACCGCACCAATTGTTAACCTCACAAGCGTAAAATTATTTGGAGAGGAAATCGCCTGGGCAAATTTAAATGCATTTAGCAACGATAGCACAGGCAGAGATATAATCGATGGCAAAACAACTGACACTTTACTTTCCAACGGCATTTTATTGAAAGATATAAAGTTTGATGGCCTTACAAAATGGTTTAATTTACCTGAGCATTTAAGTTTGCCGTACAATAACAACAACCTTACTTTTAATTTTATTGGCGTTCATATGCAAAGCCGCAATCACATTAAATACCAATATAAATTAGAAGGCATGGATCCCGATTGGAATTCAATTACTGATAGAACGGAAGCGCCTTATGGCAATTTACCAAGCGGCGATTATGTTTTTAAAATAAAGGCCATGAATCAAAGCGGTGTTTGGAGTGAGCCTTTTGAATTTAATTTTGTTGTTCGCCCACCCTGGTGGCTCACCTGGTGGTTTAAGACTTTGGTTATTTTATTTGTAGTTGGTTCTATTTGGTATTACATCATATGGCGTGAGCGTAAATTAAAAGCAGAAAAAGAAATTTTGGAAAAAACAGTTGAAGAAAGAACAGAAGAATTGGTTCAAAAAAACATTGTTGTTGAACGACAAAAACATTTAGTAGAAGAAAAACACAAAGAAATTACCGATAGCATTAATTACGCAGAACGTATCCAGCGTAGTTTTATGGCAACTAAAGAATTGTTGGATGAGAATTTGAATTGGGTCACTTCAAGTAGCGAAGCGTTTCCGATAACTATTGGGAGAGAAAGTGGTATAGAAGACAGTTCTCGATATGGTTCGAAAAGAGGCAGCGAGCCTGCTCGAACTGACGACAGTTACTTCGTTTTCTTTCAACCAAAAGATGTTGTGAGTGGCGATTTTTATTGGGCTTCCAAATTAAATAATGGCAAGTTTGCCCTAGTAACCGCAGATAGCACTGGACATGGAGTACCTGGCGCTATTATGAGTTTATTAAACATCACCGGTTTAGAATTGGCCATTAAAGATGGTTTAACAGAACCCGCTGATATTTTAAATGACACTCGTAAAACTATTATTGATCGTTTAAAAAAAGATGGCAGCGCGGAAGGTGGCAAAGATGGAATGGATTGTAGTTTAGTAAGTTTTGATTTTAAGGCCAATAAAATTACTTACGCAGCAGCTAATAATCCAATTTGGATTGTTAGAGAAAAGAAATTATTAGAATTTGCTCCAGACAAAATGCCCGTAGGTAAACATGATCACGATTCAGTTTCATTTACACAACATACCATTGAAATAAAGAAAGGAGATGTTA
- a CDS encoding class I SAM-dependent methyltransferase: MAPLLYYGTRYEDPISGKTYRKFLPYGYGGRAKRDNVLCPGSLSLERHRLLWLYLKEKTDFFTKPHKMLHIAPEQCFYKLFKAQKNLDYTTGDYNSPIADIHFDLHAAPFEDNSFEVIFCNHVLEHVEDANQCMRELYRIMKPGGWGVFQVPLDTQRAETLEDPSIKSEADRELHYWQKDHVRLFGLDYKDKLAAAGFQVTVDGFVNTLGADLVDRYRLPAGEMIYLCRK; encoded by the coding sequence GTGGCTCCCCTTCTTTATTATGGCACCCGTTATGAAGACCCTATCAGTGGCAAAACTTACCGTAAATTTTTACCCTACGGTTATGGCGGAAGAGCAAAACGAGATAATGTGTTATGTCCAGGAAGCTTGTCATTAGAGCGCCACCGCTTATTGTGGTTATATCTTAAAGAAAAAACAGACTTCTTTACCAAACCTCATAAAATGCTACACATTGCGCCCGAACAGTGTTTTTACAAATTATTTAAAGCACAAAAAAATCTTGATTACACTACCGGAGATTATAACAGTCCGATTGCAGACATACACTTTGATTTGCATGCCGCTCCTTTTGAAGACAATAGTTTTGAGGTGATATTTTGTAATCATGTGTTAGAACATGTTGAAGATGCGAATCAATGTATGCGTGAGTTATACCGTATTATGAAACCAGGCGGTTGGGGTGTTTTTCAAGTACCTTTAGACACACAGCGTGCAGAGACTTTAGAAGATCCAAGCATTAAATCAGAAGCTGATAGAGAACTCCATTACTGGCAAAAAGATCATGTGCGTTTATTTGGATTGGATTACAAGGACAAATTAGCTGCTGCTGGATTTCAAGTTACAGTAGATGGTTTTGTAAACACCTTAGGTGCTGACTTGGTTGACCGATATCGCTTGCCAGCCGGCGAGATGATTTATTTGTGTAGGAAATAA
- a CDS encoding class I SAM-dependent methyltransferase: MSALPAFMAEEICCSVCGNKDAKQFSLKYEKENFAVVTCNSCSFHFIPPYYRKKIEYTQYKNSDVTTAVRAGNNWIKIQRHKLRFKFIQKFIKSGKLFDLGAGWGHFMLAGKELGYDVYGVEISEQPYLYCVNDLKLPVDHIDFFEMDEAKKFDLITMWDVLEHIDKANDFLAKCSKLTKPGGYLFLQVPQIDSYFAKRHKDNWKMMGLDHVNYFGKDTIKQILANNGYELVKIKSSFEIKLFIMYTLLPLIKKFKTNKKQNLRETNTTINAAERQQYFNKFTSRPMWQLKLFVFVHNIIYNTLSKLNIGEEMMVAARKVK; the protein is encoded by the coding sequence ATGTCTGCCTTGCCTGCCTTTATGGCCGAAGAAATTTGTTGTAGCGTTTGTGGAAATAAAGATGCTAAGCAGTTTTCTTTAAAGTATGAAAAGGAAAATTTTGCTGTAGTTACTTGCAATTCTTGTTCTTTTCATTTTATTCCACCTTATTACAGAAAAAAAATTGAATACACTCAGTATAAAAATTCTGACGTGACCACTGCAGTGCGTGCTGGCAATAATTGGATTAAAATTCAAAGGCATAAGCTTCGTTTTAAATTCATTCAAAAATTTATTAAGTCTGGTAAACTCTTTGATCTTGGCGCTGGCTGGGGTCATTTTATGTTGGCAGGAAAAGAATTGGGTTACGATGTTTACGGTGTTGAGATTTCTGAACAACCTTATTTATACTGTGTGAATGATTTAAAATTACCTGTTGATCATATTGATTTTTTTGAAATGGACGAGGCGAAGAAATTTGACCTTATTACTATGTGGGATGTTTTGGAACATATTGATAAAGCCAATGATTTTTTAGCTAAATGTTCGAAATTGACTAAGCCAGGAGGTTATCTGTTTCTGCAGGTACCACAGATTGACAGTTATTTTGCAAAAAGACATAAAGATAATTGGAAAATGATGGGTTTAGATCATGTGAATTATTTTGGGAAAGATACCATTAAACAAATTCTTGCTAATAATGGTTACGAGCTTGTTAAGATAAAATCGTCGTTTGAAATAAAGTTGTTCATTATGTACACCTTACTTCCACTTATTAAAAAATTTAAAACAAATAAAAAACAAAATTTAAGGGAAACAAATACAACTATAAATGCGGCGGAACGTCAGCAGTACTTTAATAAGTTTACAAGCAGACCCATGTGGCAGTTAAAGCTGTTTGTGTTTGTTCACAATATTATTTATAACACGCTTTCTAAATTAAATATTGGTGAAGAGATGATGGTGGCGGCGAGGAAGGTTAAATAA
- a CDS encoding NAD(P)/FAD-dependent oxidoreductase — MYSFTDFNYSYWETKQYFQTFDLIVVGSGIVGLSTAISFKELNPKAKILVLEKGLLPNGASTKNAGFACFGSVGELLDDLNSTTNEVVWDTVLMRWKGLNLLRNRLKDKNINYQALGGFELFHSSKEFNYCKENIQLLNNQIKNNLGLKNCYKDISSENPYFKSTKGIILNSHEGQLDTMLMMKNLLLLAAKRGIEILNNIEILEIIEANNKVELKSELGVFKAFKVVVATNGFAKYLLKIKDVKPARAQVLVTKPINNLKIKGAFHFLKGYYYFRNIDNRILFGGGRNLDFKLETTAEQGLNHKIHKKLDEFLQELILPGVPFEIEQRWSGIMGVGKEKLPIIKNVGKNVLAAVRMGGMGIAIGSAVGEKSAKIIS, encoded by the coding sequence ATGTATTCTTTTACAGATTTTAACTACAGTTATTGGGAAACAAAACAGTATTTTCAAACTTTTGATCTTATTGTCGTTGGCAGCGGAATTGTTGGATTAAGCACAGCAATTTCATTCAAAGAACTAAATCCAAAAGCAAAAATTCTTGTATTAGAAAAAGGACTTTTACCAAATGGCGCAAGCACCAAAAATGCCGGCTTCGCCTGTTTTGGCAGTGTAGGTGAATTGTTAGATGATTTAAATTCGACAACAAATGAAGTAGTTTGGGATACCGTATTAATGAGATGGAAAGGACTCAATCTTTTAAGAAATAGATTGAAAGATAAAAACATTAACTACCAAGCTCTTGGTGGTTTTGAACTATTTCATTCAAGTAAAGAGTTTAATTATTGCAAAGAAAATATACAGCTATTAAATAACCAAATAAAAAATAATTTAGGTTTAAAAAACTGCTACAAAGACATTAGTAGCGAGAATCCCTATTTCAAATCAACAAAAGGCATAATACTCAATTCACATGAGGGTCAACTAGATACTATGTTGATGATGAAAAATCTACTTTTACTGGCTGCAAAAAGAGGAATTGAGATTTTAAATAATATAGAAATTTTAGAAATTATTGAAGCTAACAATAAAGTGGAACTAAAAAGTGAACTAGGTGTTTTTAAAGCATTTAAAGTAGTGGTTGCTACTAACGGATTTGCTAAATATCTTCTAAAAATTAAAGACGTAAAACCTGCAAGGGCTCAGGTTTTAGTTACAAAACCAATCAATAACTTGAAAATCAAAGGCGCTTTTCACTTTTTAAAAGGCTACTATTATTTTAGAAATATAGATAATCGCATTTTGTTTGGGGGCGGTAGAAACCTGGATTTTAAACTTGAAACCACTGCTGAACAAGGACTCAATCATAAAATTCACAAAAAACTTGACGAATTTCTTCAAGAACTAATCCTTCCAGGCGTTCCTTTTGAAATTGAACAAAGATGGAGTGGAATAATGGGTGTTGGTAAAGAAAAACTACCTATTATTAAGAATGTAGGTAAAAATGTACTTGCAGCAGTACGAATGGGTGGTATGGGCATCGCTATTGGCAGCGCTGTTGGAGAAAAATCCGCCAAAATAATATCCTAA